The DNA window CCACCAGCCGGATCATCCCGCCACCGCCCATCCCCGGTCGACCGGCAGGCACGCCCGCACCGACGTGCCGCCCTCAGCGCCGGCCGTTACTGCGAAGGTGCCGCCCAGTTCCTCGGCCCGCTCGCGCATGCTGATCAGTCCGACACCCGCCGGCCGGTCCTCGGCCAGCCCCACCCCGTCGTCGTCGACCTGCACCACCAGTCCGGCCGGTTCGGTGGTCAGCCGGATGGCGCAGGTTCGGGCTGTGGCGTGCCGCGCGGCGTTGGTTACCGCCTCATCGGTGATCCGGTAAGCGGCGGCCTCCACCGCCGCGGGCAGCCGTCCGACGGGTGGGTCGCCGATCAGCTGGACGGTCAGCCCGTCGTGGCTGTGCCGTGCGGCCACCTCCCGGAGCGCGCCGACCAGTCCCAGCTCGTCCAGGCTGGGCGGGCGTAGCCCTCGCACAACTCGCCGCACGTCGCTGACCGCCTCCCGGGCCAGCGCGGCCAGGTCGGCCAGCGCGGCGACCACGGCCGGTTGACTGGCGAATCGGGCCTGGGCCGTCTCCAGTCGGAGCACCAGGGCGGCCAACCGCGGCCCCGTCCCGTCGTGCAGGTCGCGGCGGAGCCTGCGCCGCTCCTCCTCCCGGGAAAGCACCAGGCGCTCCCTCGAGGCGCGCACCTCCTCCGCCAACTGGGCGGCGTGGGCGGCGACCGCCACCTGCCGTCCGAGTTCGGCCAGCAACCGCCGCTCGGACTCGGTGAACGCCTCCCCTGGGCCGCGCGGGCCCAGCTCGAGCAGGCCCATCGGTCTGCCGCCGTGGATCAGCTCGATCGGGTACCGGCCGTGACGGGCCACACCGTGTTCTGCCTCGCGGGTCACCTCACCGTCGGGACCGGACAGGGCCAGTCGGGCGTACGGCAGGCGCAAACCGTCGGCGATTGCGGTGACCACGCTGTGCAGGTCGGCCTCCGGCTCGGCGGCCTTGCCCAGGCGGCGTCCGATCTGGGTCAGGGTGCCGTACGGGTCCCGGCGCCCGCCGTGCAGCAGCCGGTCGACGGCCGCCTCCAACCGGTCACGCAGCGGAGCGAAGGCGACCGCCACCCCGGCGGTCGCCACCAGGCCGCCGAGCCGACCCGCCTCGGCGCCGAGAATCGCCCCGACGTAGCTGACCACCGCCACATAGAGCGCGGTCAGCAGCGCCGTCAACGCCCCGTAGACCAGGGCGGCGCCGAGCACCGCCTCGATGTCGAAAAGCCGATGACGCAGGATCGCCACGCCCAGGGCGACCGGGAACGTCACGACGGCGACCAGGAACAGCACGTCCGCCAGCCAGCCGGGCAGCGGCACGCCCAGCGCCCCGGCCACCGGGTGGGCGGCAAGCACCCCGATGAAGACCAGGGCCGCCGCGACCACCCATGACAGCCGCCGCCGTTGCTCGGCGTCGCCCCGGCGATGCCGGACCAGCACGGACACCGCCGCGGCGAGCACCAGCGCCGCGGTCACCGGCGGCTCCACGGCGGCGACGACCGCTGCGGGTGCGGCCAGAGCGTCGATATCGAGCGGATTGTCCACACCCGAGCCGCCTGCGAGTTCGCCTGGCGCGAAGGCCGTGACGACTCCCTTCACGGCAAGCAGACCCGCGCCCCCGGCGAGCACCGGCCGCCAGCGCCGCGAAGGCAACCGCCCGTCCGGGATCAGGAGCATCGACAGGATCAGCAGGCCGACGCCGACCGGCGCCAGAACCGCGCCGGCCCAGGCCGCCGCGACCCCCACCGCGCCGTCGGCCACTGCCGCGTACGCCGACGCGGCGTCGGCCGCGACCATCGCCGCCGCGGAGGCCGTCAACAGCGGCCCGACTGGATGCCCCGGACGGCGGGCCAGCACGAGCGCGCCGACACTGGCCACGGCGAGCGGCACGCCCAGGGTGAAGCCGATGTCCGACCAGAACGGTCCGGCCGGTGCCTGCCGCCGAAGCGCCAGCGCCACCACCGCGAGGACGACGACACCGCTCCAGAGCGCGCCGACGCGGGCAGGTCGGTCGACCATTCCTCCCCCTTCCTCGGCCCACCGTTGCGGTGTCGCCGGCCTCAGCAGCACCGACGTCGGCCGTGCCGGCCCTCGGCCGGGTCGCCGAGCCGACGCCGGCACGGTCGACCCGGCCGCGTGGCGGACATTCTGCCCGCTCCACGGATCAGCTGACGGCCGGCACCACGGCAGGCGCGGCACGTCGGGACATGGCCCAGCCGATCGCGACGTAGAGCAGCCCGAAGGCGATCTCGCCGTAGACCGGGACCCCGCTGAGCACGACACCGAGCAGGACCCCCACCCCCGCCCAGACCGGCAGGGCCCGAGCCCGCAGGCAGGCGATGCCGAGCAGCAGCAGGCCAACGAGCAGGCCCAGCAGCGAGGCCGGCCCCGCCGGAGACTCGAAGAAGTCACCTACCCCAGTGAGGTTCAACAGCAGGATGGCTACCTGCACCAGGGACGAGAGCACCCCCAGAACGGCCCCGGTGGTGGCCAGGCTGGCCGAACGGGGGCGGCAGAGCACGGCGATCGCGATGATCGCGACTGGCAGGAGAAGGCCCCGGCCGAGGTACCCGACCGTCGACAGCGGCCCACCGTCCGGCTCCGCCAAGTGGTCCAGGCCGAGCAGTACGGAGCAGAGCCCACCACCGGCCGCGGCCGCGGCCCCCAGACGGGCGAGACTGACGTTCATGATGTACTCCCTTGCCGACTTCGACGGATCGTGACCCACTGATCCTCAAGCCCGCCGATATCCCGGCACATCGGCCCCGATCCCGCGCGACCCGGGATTTCCGTCCCGCCGGCCGGGACCGAGACCGGGCTGGACGGACGAGCCGGCGGTGGCGGCCACAGCAGCCGCACCCGCGGCACCGCCACCTCCACCGCCCCAGTTCTGCCTGATCTCCATCGGCGTCGGCCTGGTCACCATGCCGTTGACGTGGATCGCGTATCTGATCCTGGGTCCGATACTGGCCGCGCGAGCGGTGGAGGAGCACAACGCCCGCGGCTGGTGACGGTGTCGCTTGTGGCCTGAGTAGAAGATGCTGCTGCGGTCAGCAGCGGGCTCACCAGCCTCGAGGCGGCGGCCCGCATGCCTTGACTACGGCACGGTGGTCTCGGCGTTCTGTCGGACGGGCAGCACGAGGCGTGCGGCGCAGAGGTCTCACGTGTCGCTGTCACCGCAGCGTTCGGCGCCCGGTGGGTCGGCGAAGAGATCGCTTCACTTTGAGCTGTGCAGTTCTCATCGGCAGACGGCCGCCGCGCTG is part of the Micromonospora halotolerans genome and encodes:
- a CDS encoding sensor histidine kinase is translated as MVDRPARVGALWSGVVVLAVVALALRRQAPAGPFWSDIGFTLGVPLAVASVGALVLARRPGHPVGPLLTASAAAMVAADAASAYAAVADGAVGVAAAWAGAVLAPVGVGLLILSMLLIPDGRLPSRRWRPVLAGGAGLLAVKGVVTAFAPGELAGGSGVDNPLDIDALAAPAAVVAAVEPPVTAALVLAAAVSVLVRHRRGDAEQRRRLSWVVAAALVFIGVLAAHPVAGALGVPLPGWLADVLFLVAVVTFPVALGVAILRHRLFDIEAVLGAALVYGALTALLTALYVAVVSYVGAILGAEAGRLGGLVATAGVAVAFAPLRDRLEAAVDRLLHGGRRDPYGTLTQIGRRLGKAAEPEADLHSVVTAIADGLRLPYARLALSGPDGEVTREAEHGVARHGRYPIELIHGGRPMGLLELGPRGPGEAFTESERRLLAELGRQVAVAAHAAQLAEEVRASRERLVLSREEERRRLRRDLHDGTGPRLAALVLRLETAQARFASQPAVVAALADLAALAREAVSDVRRVVRGLRPPSLDELGLVGALREVAARHSHDGLTVQLIGDPPVGRLPAAVEAAAYRITDEAVTNAARHATARTCAIRLTTEPAGLVVQVDDDGVGLAEDRPAGVGLISMRERAEELGGTFAVTAGAEGGTSVRACLPVDRGWAVAG